The following are encoded together in the Methanocorpusculum vombati genome:
- a CDS encoding nitroreductase family protein: MRSIFSAPLHILYEEKNCIKCGLCAALCTTGRITASADKSPEIRDDLPCISCGQCIAVCPKAALSTDTPAFTAPAEHTAYREGINSDLLSVYLKSRRSVRIWQKKPVARSDLARLIDVAAYAPSACNIHPVKWVIVSDPATVQKFAHASIAALKALPGDHPLAQLSQTLIAGADAGTDPVCRNAPALFIAASDADQEYGLIDSIIALSYIDAFAPSLGLGTCWVGYVMIMLRLKPELGHILGIPENWTPQYAMLAGYPGISFSQIPPREVPEVIWN, translated from the coding sequence ATGAGGTCAATATTTTCCGCCCCCCTGCACATCCTCTATGAAGAAAAAAACTGCATCAAATGCGGGCTCTGCGCTGCGCTCTGTACAACCGGCAGGATCACCGCATCCGCGGACAAATCCCCGGAAATCCGGGATGACCTCCCCTGCATCTCCTGCGGACAGTGCATTGCGGTCTGCCCGAAGGCCGCACTTTCCACCGACACACCGGCATTTACCGCCCCGGCAGAACATACCGCATACCGGGAAGGAATAAACAGCGATCTCCTCTCCGTATACCTGAAAAGCCGCAGATCAGTACGCATCTGGCAGAAAAAACCGGTTGCACGCAGTGACCTCGCACGACTGATCGATGTCGCAGCATACGCACCCTCGGCCTGCAACATCCACCCGGTAAAATGGGTGATCGTATCCGACCCCGCAACCGTACAGAAGTTTGCACACGCCTCCATCGCCGCGTTGAAAGCACTCCCCGGCGATCACCCCCTCGCACAGCTGTCCCAAACGCTCATTGCCGGTGCTGATGCCGGAACCGATCCCGTCTGCCGAAATGCCCCGGCCCTTTTCATCGCAGCATCCGACGCCGATCAGGAGTACGGACTGATCGACAGCATCATTGCCCTGTCCTACATTGACGCATTTGCACCCTCACTCGGCCTTGGCACCTGCTGGGTCGGCTACGTCATGATCATGCTGCGCCTGAAACCCGAACTTGGACACATTCTCGGCATCCCCGAAAACTGGACCCCGCAGTACGCAATGCTTGCCGGCTACCCCGGTATCTCCTTCTCACAGATCCCTCCGCGTGAAGTCCCGGAGGTCATCTGGAACTAA
- a CDS encoding 30S ribosomal protein S3ae → MARKKQSGGRKVEGWKAKGWFKVYAPEFLGKQFIGEIVSSDTANLPGRVLSVSLGELIQDYSKQNVKMSFKISDVAGDAAYTQFHGHEMTKDFIRAMVKRRASRIDSTITIQPLGSVRELQVTITAFTINHARLSQIHEVRAMMVKVVQDYAKEADFETFISAMVKGEISKKMVEACKPIFPIRKIEIIKSESVSSAAERAAALVR, encoded by the coding sequence ATGGCAAGAAAGAAGCAGAGTGGTGGACGCAAAGTTGAGGGATGGAAGGCAAAGGGCTGGTTCAAGGTCTATGCCCCGGAGTTCCTCGGCAAGCAGTTTATCGGGGAGATCGTCTCCTCTGACACGGCAAACCTGCCGGGTCGTGTACTGTCGGTGAGTCTCGGTGAATTAATCCAGGACTACTCCAAGCAGAATGTGAAGATGTCGTTTAAGATCAGTGATGTTGCAGGAGATGCAGCATACACGCAGTTCCACGGCCACGAGATGACCAAAGATTTCATCCGTGCAATGGTGAAGAGGCGGGCATCCCGTATCGACAGCACCATCACGATCCAGCCGCTCGGCAGTGTTCGTGAGCTTCAGGTGACGATTACGGCATTCACGATCAACCATGCAAGACTTTCCCAGATTCACGAGGTTCGTGCAATGATGGTGAAGGTTGTGCAGGACTACGCAAAGGAAGCAGACTTTGAGACCTTTATCTCCGCAATGGTCAAGGGCGAGATTTCCAAGAAGATGGTCGAGGCATGCAAGCCGATCTTCCCGATCCGCAAGATCGAGATCATCAAGTCCGAGTCCGTGAGCTCCGCTGCAGAGCGTGCAGCAGCTCTTGTCCGTTAA
- a CDS encoding KEOPS complex subunit Pcc1 has product MHVTGTIVSVHAHPEHVVSALSPDSDGFMTVEVIDGRVTAKVAGESLRTVIATVDDYLMNLSVSERLC; this is encoded by the coding sequence ATGCACGTAACCGGAACGATTGTGTCGGTCCATGCTCACCCTGAGCATGTGGTCTCGGCACTTTCTCCGGATTCGGACGGGTTTATGACCGTCGAGGTTATCGACGGTCGTGTTACGGCAAAAGTTGCGGGGGAGTCGCTTCGAACGGTGATTGCGACGGTGGATGATTATCTGATGAACTTATCTGTCTCGGAACGGTTGTGCTAA
- a CDS encoding DHHA1 domain-containing protein, giving the protein MSLETAAETLANHLASLEYVEMYSHYDADGIAAAAIMSLALSRADIAFKLRILPGISEADVENPEISLLCDFGASCTGLAESTMILDHHVPYNTSPYHVNPRLFGEDGETELSGAGCAYLVANALGDNRNLAGLVMLGIIGDNQTLSGRNQTIIGDAVANNLVNPGRGVLLAGRTTKEQIANSLHPYLPSLSGDEEKAAAIESACMSKVSDDAYTSCMLSQIVLDSDASYNALMNLYGDSWSLEREVIPNAHTFTAVVDACGKAGKSGIAYALCCGDASYLDEAWKIAVSYRNRVIAAVRTAEKIRDVPAVWRVGDCAAASDAADVLAESASGPMFVLGRDAASLRVSARAPRGSSVNLEQILRTTAQACGGSGGGHQLRAGADVPLDREDEFLAGLEAAACT; this is encoded by the coding sequence ATGTCACTGGAAACCGCAGCAGAAACCCTGGCGAATCATCTCGCATCTCTGGAGTACGTGGAAATGTACTCCCATTACGATGCGGACGGTATCGCAGCTGCTGCGATCATGTCACTCGCCCTTTCCCGGGCGGATATAGCTTTCAAACTCCGGATTTTACCGGGGATTTCTGAAGCTGACGTGGAGAATCCGGAAATTTCTCTTCTGTGTGACTTCGGTGCGTCGTGTACCGGTCTTGCGGAGAGCACGATGATCCTCGATCATCATGTTCCCTACAACACCTCCCCCTATCATGTCAACCCGCGCCTCTTTGGCGAGGACGGTGAAACCGAACTCTCCGGAGCAGGCTGCGCATACCTGGTGGCAAATGCGCTTGGGGATAACCGCAATCTGGCAGGTCTTGTGATGCTTGGCATCATCGGCGATAATCAGACGCTTTCCGGAAGGAATCAGACGATTATCGGTGATGCGGTGGCAAACAATCTGGTAAATCCGGGTCGCGGTGTTCTCCTTGCCGGCAGAACAACAAAGGAACAGATCGCAAACTCCCTGCATCCGTATCTCCCGAGCCTTTCGGGTGATGAGGAAAAAGCAGCGGCAATTGAGAGCGCATGCATGTCGAAAGTGTCTGATGATGCATATACCTCCTGCATGCTCTCGCAGATTGTGCTTGATTCGGATGCCTCGTATAATGCCCTGATGAACCTTTACGGGGATTCATGGAGTCTGGAACGAGAGGTCATCCCCAATGCCCACACATTTACTGCGGTGGTGGACGCCTGCGGCAAAGCCGGAAAATCCGGAATTGCCTATGCGCTCTGCTGCGGTGATGCATCGTATCTGGATGAGGCATGGAAAATTGCGGTCTCTTACCGGAACCGCGTGATCGCGGCGGTCAGAACTGCTGAGAAGATCCGTGATGTTCCTGCCGTCTGGCGTGTCGGCGACTGCGCTGCTGCAAGTGATGCGGCGGACGTTCTCGCCGAGTCCGCGAGCGGTCCGATGTTTGTTCTTGGCCGTGATGCAGCTTCCCTGCGGGTGTCTGCCCGTGCTCCGCGCGGTTCTTCGGTGAATCTGGAACAGATTCTGAGGACGACTGCGCAGGCCTGCGGGGGTTCCGGCGGCGGGCATCAGCTCCGTGCCGGAGCTGATGTCCCGCTTGATCGCGAGGATGAGTTCCTTGCCGGTCTGGAGGCAGCAGCATGCACGTAA
- a CDS encoding 30S ribosomal protein S15, with protein MARIHARRRGIASSVRPFRQEVPEWSNTDVQEIEKKIIELRKAGLTCAEIGLVLRDKFGVPNVKLVTGKRVNAIVRENDLDTDIPEDLRNLMHKALGMRKHLGENKKDLHNKRQLQLTESKVRRLVKYYVGTGRLPQGWTYKPETAEILLSR; from the coding sequence ATGGCACGCATACATGCAAGAAGAAGAGGAATCGCCTCCTCGGTCAGACCATTCCGTCAGGAAGTTCCTGAGTGGTCCAACACCGATGTACAGGAGATTGAAAAGAAGATCATCGAGCTGCGCAAAGCAGGTCTTACCTGCGCAGAGATCGGTCTGGTCTTACGCGACAAGTTCGGCGTCCCGAACGTAAAACTTGTCACCGGTAAGAGAGTCAACGCCATCGTCCGTGAAAACGACCTTGACACCGACATCCCTGAAGACCTCCGTAACCTCATGCACAAGGCGCTCGGCATGCGCAAGCACCTTGGCGAGAACAAGAAGGATCTTCACAACAAACGTCAGCTTCAGCTGACCGAGTCCAAAGTCCGCAGACTGGTGAAATACTACGTCGGCACCGGCCGCCTGCCCCAGGGCTGGACCTACAAGCCGGAGACCGCAGAGATTCTCCTGTCCAGATAA
- a CDS encoding NAD(P)/FAD-dependent oxidoreductase: MLGREYDCIIIGAGPAGLFCAAHLAPARVLVLEKMVLPGRKLLIAGSGQCNITHTGEVKSFTDHYGDHGAFLRPALMAFSNASVRKYFEERGVSFVEKESGKVFPASLSADDILDALLDACDEAGTEILSYTPAEMVSFDNGMYAVKTLHGTYYAKVLVLATGGKSYPQTGSTGDGFTFAEELGHTVAEPHPSLAPVYVSDHRLADLSGISIPGAGVSVWRDGKKLFARHGDLLITRFGYSGPVILDAARWMRAGDQIRVAFSPRKAEELDGLIRTACAASGTKQVQNLLDGTGCPDRLVKQIVKESDIPEGTTGSQLTAAQRSRLVRNLTAYPVDIDHVGDFRVAMATAGGVMLDEINKKTCESKIVPGLFCIGEVLDIDGDTGGYNIQACFSTAFLAAQRIRQIL; encoded by the coding sequence ATGTTGGGCCGGGAGTATGACTGTATCATTATCGGTGCGGGGCCTGCGGGTCTGTTCTGCGCGGCACATCTTGCTCCTGCACGGGTGCTGGTACTGGAAAAGATGGTTCTGCCGGGACGAAAACTGCTGATTGCAGGGTCCGGGCAGTGCAATATTACGCATACGGGCGAGGTGAAAAGTTTCACCGATCACTACGGGGATCACGGTGCGTTTCTGCGGCCCGCGCTGATGGCGTTTTCAAACGCTTCGGTACGAAAATATTTTGAGGAGCGGGGAGTTTCGTTTGTGGAGAAGGAGTCGGGCAAGGTGTTTCCGGCGTCGCTTTCGGCGGATGATATTTTAGATGCGCTGCTGGATGCCTGTGATGAGGCGGGAACGGAGATTCTCAGTTATACTCCTGCTGAAATGGTTTCTTTTGACAACGGGATGTACGCGGTAAAGACCCTGCACGGTACCTATTATGCGAAGGTTCTGGTTCTTGCAACCGGGGGTAAGTCCTATCCGCAGACCGGATCAACGGGTGACGGGTTTACGTTTGCCGAGGAGCTCGGTCATACGGTTGCCGAACCACATCCGTCGCTTGCACCGGTGTATGTCAGTGATCACCGGCTGGCGGATCTGTCGGGTATTTCGATTCCCGGAGCAGGGGTGTCGGTCTGGCGCGACGGAAAGAAACTGTTTGCGCGGCATGGCGATCTGCTGATTACGCGGTTTGGGTACTCCGGACCGGTAATTCTGGATGCGGCACGCTGGATGCGGGCAGGAGATCAGATCAGGGTTGCATTTTCTCCCCGGAAAGCAGAGGAACTGGATGGTCTGATCCGCACGGCGTGTGCAGCGTCCGGGACGAAACAGGTACAGAATCTTCTGGATGGTACGGGATGCCCGGACCGGCTGGTAAAGCAGATAGTAAAGGAGTCGGATATTCCGGAGGGGACAACCGGTTCCCAGCTGACCGCAGCACAGCGGTCACGGCTGGTACGGAATCTTACCGCGTATCCGGTGGATATCGATCATGTGGGGGATTTCCGGGTTGCGATGGCAACGGCGGGCGGAGTGATGCTGGACGAGATCAATAAGAAAACCTGTGAGTCGAAGATCGTGCCCGGATTGTTCTGTATTGGCGAGGTTCTGGATATCGACGGGGATACCGGCGGTTACAATATTCAGGCATGCTTTTCGACGGCGTTTCTTGCGGCGCAGCGTATACGTCAGATTCTCTGA
- a CDS encoding arsenic metallochaperone ArsD family protein — MASMILFDNETAQSGPEKDRIDGIIQRLKDQGICIERHHVLHEAAKYPAVQKLVQEHGEKILPIAFVNGFVMITGRYPANEEIRQILNVPLQLIEPKQEGCCCISGCGCPEERCR; from the coding sequence ATGGCATCCATGATACTTTTTGACAACGAAACCGCGCAGTCCGGACCGGAGAAGGATCGGATAGACGGCATCATACAGCGTCTCAAAGATCAGGGAATATGCATTGAGCGGCACCACGTCCTGCATGAGGCGGCTAAGTATCCTGCTGTGCAGAAGCTGGTGCAGGAACACGGGGAGAAGATTCTCCCGATCGCTTTCGTGAATGGGTTTGTGATGATCACCGGACGCTACCCGGCAAATGAGGAGATCCGGCAGATTCTCAATGTTCCGCTACAGCTCATTGAACCAAAACAGGAAGGATGCTGCTGTATCAGCGGCTGCGGGTGTCCGGAGGAGCGGTGCAGATGA
- a CDS encoding DUF5714 domain-containing protein has product MLLYQRLRVSGGAVQMTEPGCLICGAPLRYQETAREMTCALCGRKHAGNAACIHGHFVCDACHAAPAAAVIRSVAMTTASKDPFVIATAMMQSPAVHMHGPEHHILAGAALLAAYQNAGGTIDLPAALDEMIRRGAMVPGGFCGLAGACGAAVSAGMFYSILTKTNPLSTESWGEANLLTAACLTAIGRVGGPRCCKRDTYFSLETAVQHIREQAGIAMEWQKQPRCEFFPRNRECLRERCPYFPQ; this is encoded by the coding sequence ATGCTGCTGTATCAGCGGCTGCGGGTGTCCGGAGGAGCGGTGCAGATGACAGAACCGGGATGTCTCATCTGCGGCGCTCCTCTCCGCTATCAGGAGACCGCGCGCGAGATGACCTGTGCTCTCTGCGGCAGAAAACATGCAGGCAACGCCGCGTGCATCCACGGGCACTTCGTCTGTGATGCCTGCCATGCGGCACCCGCGGCGGCTGTTATCCGCAGTGTTGCGATGACAACTGCATCAAAAGATCCGTTTGTGATCGCAACCGCGATGATGCAGAGCCCTGCAGTGCACATGCACGGCCCGGAACACCACATTCTCGCAGGTGCCGCACTTCTCGCCGCATACCAAAATGCCGGCGGAACGATCGATCTCCCCGCGGCGCTGGATGAAATGATCCGGCGCGGCGCAATGGTGCCGGGAGGTTTCTGCGGGCTTGCGGGAGCCTGCGGTGCTGCGGTCAGTGCAGGAATGTTCTACTCCATTCTGACGAAGACAAATCCGCTGAGTACAGAGTCATGGGGAGAAGCAAATCTTCTGACTGCTGCCTGTCTTACTGCGATCGGGCGGGTCGGAGGGCCGCGCTGCTGCAAACGTGACACGTACTTTTCACTGGAGACAGCCGTCCAACACATCCGGGAGCAGGCCGGCATTGCGATGGAGTGGCAAAA